The region GAGTGCGCGCGACGCCGGGGCGGGGAAGGCCTTGATGGCGGCGGTGATTTCGCACGCCGAGTCCATCGACGCGGCCGAAGTGATCTGGACCGTCATGGACGGGAACCGCACGGCCGAGGGCTTCTACCGATCCCTGGGCGCTTCGCCCGACCTCAAGTGGAACAACTGGTCCCTGAACCTCGACGCGAAGGCACCACGCGCCCGCTGACCATGCGCCAGGTACTAATCACGTACTAATTCGTGTCAGATTAGTATTTGGCTCGCGTGCCAGCCGTCAGGATGGCCCGGAACTGCGCGCCGGGGGGCGGCAGTCGGGCCACTGGGTGCCGGGTGGCATGGTGCGCCGGGCACGGGGCATCGGCTCCACGTCCTCGGAGGCGAGGTAGGCGAACATCGCGGTCATCACGGCGTCGTCGCGCAGGTCCTCGTAGACGATCTTGTCGAAGGTGTCGCGGTTGGTGTGCCAGGTGTAGGTGCTCGTGTCCCAGCGGTTGTCGGCGATGTTCATCTCGCTGCGGCCGGTGCCGACGTGGAAGCTGAAGGCGGGCACTCCCGCGCACAGGAAGGAGGCGTGGTCCGTCCCGCCCGACTCGGGCATCCCCGGGACCTCGAGCGTGACGAGATCGGACAGCTCGCTCGGGATCTTCGCGAGCCACTCGCCGAAGCGCCCCGCGGCGCCGGCGAAGCCCTGCATGGGGATGAAGGTGACCGGGCCGTTCCCGTGATCGACGTTGAACACGGTGTGGGTGCGCTCGAGGATCTCGGGATGGTCCTCGACGAAGGCACGTGAGCCGTTCAGGCCCTGCTCCTCGCCGTTCCAGAGGGCGCCGATGATCGTGCGGCGGGGGTTCGGGACGGCGTGCTTGAGGATGCGCATCGCCTCCATGATCGCGACGGCGCCGGTGCCGTTGTCGAGCGCGCCATCCGAGCCATCCCACGAGTCGAAGTGGCCTCCGAGGATCACGTACTCCTCGGGCTCGGCGCTGCCGGGGATGACGGCGAAGGCGTTGAAGACCGGTACTTCT is a window of Candidatus Palauibacter australiensis DNA encoding:
- a CDS encoding M20/M25/M40 family metallo-hydrolase, which gives rise to EVPVFNAFAVIPGSAEPEEYVILGGHFDSWDGSDGALDNGTGAVAIMEAMRILKHAVPNPRRTIIGALWNGEEQGLNGSRAFVEDHPEILERTHTVFNVDHGNGPVTFIPMQGFAGAAGRFGEWLAKIPSELSDLVTLEVPGMPESGGTDHASFLCAGVPAFSFHVGTGRSEMNIADNRWDTSTYTWHTNRDTFDKIVYEDLRDDAVMTAMFAYLASEDVEPMPRARRTMPPGTQWPDCRPPARSSGPS